The genomic DNA GAGTGGTTCGTGTTTCATGTGAGTCCTCCAAAGGCTCGCTCCGCAGGTTTTTTATAATCCCCCTGCCTATCGCTTCAAGGTGTCGTCATGGTCACGCTCATCATAGCCGAGAAGCCCAACGTTGCGAGAAAAATCGCCTATGCCTTGGCGGAAGGCAAACCGGTTAGAAAGACCATCGGCAAGGTTCCCTACTACGAATTCACCCGCGACGGGAAGAGGATAATAGTGGCTCCAGCGGTTGGGCACCTCTTCTCGCTCGCTCCGAAGACCAAAACCTACGGTTATCCCGTCTTCGACATTGAATGGGTCCCCGTTTATGTTGCGGAGAAGGGGAAGGGCTACGCCAAAGATTACATAAAAGCCCTCGCTACCCTCGCCAAGCGTGCCGATGAGTTCGTAGTTGCCTGCGACTACGACACTGAGGGGGAGGTCATCGGCTACACCGCCCTCAAGTACGCCTGCGGCGTTGACCCGTCCCGGGCGAAAAGAATGAAGTTCTCTGCACTCACCAAAAAAGATCTTCTCAGGGCCTGGTACAACCTTGAACCGACTATAAACTTCGGAATGGCCGATGCCGGAATAGCGCGCCACGTCCTCGACTGGTACTGGGGCGTGAACCTTTCCCGTGCCCTGACATCGGCAATAAAGCGCGCCAGCGGCAAATGGCAGGTTCTCTCTACTGGCCGCGTTCAGGGGCCGACCCTCAAGTTCCTCGTTGACAGGGAAAAGGAGATTCAGAACTTTAAGCCGACACCCTACTGGGTCATAAAGATGCTCCTTGAGAAAAACGGGGAGCAGTACACGGCGGTCTATGAAAAGGAGCGCATACTCGATGAAAACGAGGCAAAGCGCATCGTCGAAGAGGCAAGGAGGGGCCCCGCCTTCGTTGAGAAGGTTGAGGTTAAGCGGCAGAATAGGCATCCGCCCGTGCCCTTCGATCTCGGAACCCTCCAGAGGGAGGCATACTCCGCCTTTGGATACTCCCCGAAGAAGACTTTGGAGATTGCACAGCGCTTGTATGAGCGTGGAGTCACGAGCTATCCCCGCACCTCATCACAGAAGCTCCCCAAGAACCTCAACTTCCGCTCCATCCTCCAGAACCTGGCGAAGCTACCCGAGTACAAGCCCTTCGCCCACGAGCTCCTGGGTAAGGAGAGGCTCAAGCCCGTCGAGGGAAAGAAGGACGACCCCGCTCACCCGGCCATCTATCCAACGGGGGAGCTTCCAAAGCCCGGCGAGCTTACCAAGGACGAGGCCAACCTCTACGACCTCATCGTCAGGCGCTTCTTGGCACTCTTTATGGAGCCAGCCGTCAGGGAAATAATGAAGGTTGTCATAAACTCCAACTCCCACCGATTCATCCTGAGCGGGGCCAGGACCGTGAAGGAGGGCTGGCTGAAGGTCTACGGCAAGTACGTCAAGTTCGACGAGGTTATCCTTCCCGCGTTTAGGGAGGGCGAGCCGGTAAAGGTCATCCAGATAAAGCGCGAAAAGAAGAAAACGAAGCCTCCCGCGAGGTATTCCCCAGCCGCCGTCATCAAAAAGATGGAAGACCTCGGCATAGGGACCAAAGCGACCCGCGCCCAGATCCTTGAGACCCTCTACAGCAGGGGCTACATCGAAGGCAAGAGGAAGATAAAGGTCACCCCGTTAGGCATGCGCGTCGTTGAGGCGCTGGAGAAGAACGTGCCCGACATAGTCAGTGTCGAGCTGACGAAGGCATTCGAGGAGAAGATGGAGGACATAATGGCCGGAAAGGCCGACAGAGAAGGTGTCATCGAGGAGAGCAAGAACCAGCTCATCAAGATTCTGAAGGTCTTCAAGGAGAGGGAACTCGACATAGGGAAAATGCTCATGGAGACGACCGGAACAGGCACAACTACCTCAAAAGCCGCCGCCAGAAAAGCCGGTGCGGTAAAGGAGCTCAGTGAGGAAGAGGAGAAGGCCGTCAAAAAGGCCGTGAATAAAGACGAGAGGGGCCCCCTCGTGGTGGGCAAGTGCCCCAAGTGCGGCGGTGACCTCGTGGTGAGGTACAACAGGAGAACCGGTAAGCGATTCGTCGGCTGTTCCAGCTGGCCCAAGTGCAACGTCACATACCCGCTCCTCCAGAGGGGCGAGATAATTCCCACGGACAAGACCTGCTGCGGCGGCGCTCCGGTCGTAAAAATCAGGGAGAAGGGCAGGGAGTACGAAATTTGTCTGGACATGAACTGCAGGGAGTGGAAGAAGGGTAAGAAATGATCAAATCAGCTGTCTGAGGAGGTTTATCCTCCTGGGGCTCAGTATGACCTTTGGGTGCTTCAGGAGGGCTTTTATGACCTCTACGTAGTCGCCGCTCGCTATCTTCTCCGCGTCGGCACTGTTCAGCACCTGGATGAACAGGTCGAGGTCTTCGTCGGTGAGCTTCTCCGTGACCTTCCTGACCTTCAGGACTTTTTCGAGCCTCTTTCCGTCGGTCTCCCACCATTCTTTGGTGTAGTTCTGGAGCAGTGCAAGGTTCTCCTCTTCTAACGCTTTTACGATCCACTTGCTCGCTATTGTGCCTGCCTCCATGGCCTCGGCCATTCCACCGCCGTGCATGGGGTTGACCTGCCTGGCCGCGTCCCCTACCACTACCACGTTCTCCTTGGCCAGCTCCTTAA from Thermococcus sp. includes the following:
- the topA gene encoding DNA topoisomerase I, producing MVTLIIAEKPNVARKIAYALAEGKPVRKTIGKVPYYEFTRDGKRIIVAPAVGHLFSLAPKTKTYGYPVFDIEWVPVYVAEKGKGYAKDYIKALATLAKRADEFVVACDYDTEGEVIGYTALKYACGVDPSRAKRMKFSALTKKDLLRAWYNLEPTINFGMADAGIARHVLDWYWGVNLSRALTSAIKRASGKWQVLSTGRVQGPTLKFLVDREKEIQNFKPTPYWVIKMLLEKNGEQYTAVYEKERILDENEAKRIVEEARRGPAFVEKVEVKRQNRHPPVPFDLGTLQREAYSAFGYSPKKTLEIAQRLYERGVTSYPRTSSQKLPKNLNFRSILQNLAKLPEYKPFAHELLGKERLKPVEGKKDDPAHPAIYPTGELPKPGELTKDEANLYDLIVRRFLALFMEPAVREIMKVVINSNSHRFILSGARTVKEGWLKVYGKYVKFDEVILPAFREGEPVKVIQIKREKKKTKPPARYSPAAVIKKMEDLGIGTKATRAQILETLYSRGYIEGKRKIKVTPLGMRVVEALEKNVPDIVSVELTKAFEEKMEDIMAGKADREGVIEESKNQLIKILKVFKERELDIGKMLMETTGTGTTTSKAAARKAGAVKELSEEEEKAVKKAVNKDERGPLVVGKCPKCGGDLVVRYNRRTGKRFVGCSSWPKCNVTYPLLQRGEIIPTDKTCCGGAPVVKIREKGREYEICLDMNCREWKKGKK